The DNA segment GATTTTTTTGCACTATAAAGAACTCCATCGAAGCAACAAAATGAGAGGAAGTAGTTCTCTACTAATTCTCCATGATAAATGCCAAAATGATTTCAGTGAAATGGTTAATCCCTGTAAAATTTAACACTGTAATTAtccttcaaaataaaaaaattttgtaacaGATTTTAATCACAAATTAATACAGTGAGAAGAAAAACTTGTTTAGAAGCAAGGGGAGAAGAAACCTGGAGGTGATACCTCAATGGCGAAAGAGGGCAACAGGATTTCAATTTGGGGCTTTTTCccaaaaaattttcaatttggggCTTTTtcccaaaattaaaaaacaaacgtGGCAGAGATCAGGTTAGCAGAAGATGTGGCACCTTACAAAAAAATTGACAGCCGTTTATttttagagactaaaaatatatgttttcatactaagaggatgaaatgccatcaatgtttgatgcatggactaaaaccaaaaatcagtgaaacttcagggactaaaagcatatttaaccctaattattattgattgtgaagtaattttgaaccaatcaccaaaatgacacgtagataatgtttaaatgttgtcaaaaaaatattatctaagtatcattatttttttaatataacacaGACATTACATCAGCATATGCATTTATAATGTTTTGATGTACCCTTCTAACAATTCTcccaatttaacaaaaatattaatcaaagaTATTCATTCACCTATATAATTGAATATCATATTTAAAGAACTGTACTCTAAAGTCCATCGGTTTTAAGACATTATAATAATCTGTGACTTATCGAATCTAACATTAGACTACTCACTGTATTATTGTACAATCCAAGAAACAGATGGTTTATACAAGACAACTATTTCAGAATATGTTacaataaacatgtttttaatgaGAAGAACATTTACAAGTAGGTAAATATCATAAAatctgttaattatttttagaattgaataaattttcaccctcaaattattataaaaaacttaCATTTTATCTTTGTTGGAACTTTcatatcaactagagataaggtcaattcatACTATATAAGTAGGTGTAAACCTCGGTCTATAAGTCGATTTtatggagttgagttaggcttaaagttcacttctgaCAACATGATATCAAAGTCATCGTTAAAACCTAttctaacaatatttattatttgttggacatattgtttcACTCGCTAACGGagtgttatattttataatttcattttatgtaTAGACATGGAGGATTGTGTTTGATAGAGTGATAACCACATATGAGATTGCGAAAGACTTTTGGTATTAAaatattgacattttttaaGAAGTGGAATAAAAGTATAGCCTTTTCAGGTTTATAAAAAGGATTCATATATGAGTGTTGTAAAATGGAACTTCCTTACCTTTAAATGTCAACTTACTATATAATAATTGactataaatatacttttaaaagaagttggATAATAactatacatatttttatgattctataaattttttagaaagttttttcttttcgtatatttcatttttaagtaAGTAATTTGAATTTCTGGTAACAAATGACTTCCAAGAAAGtgattatttttctgtttttgagaAATTATTACATACATTCATATCATCATATATATCATTTCAATACATCTTGATagaaacaaaaccaaactttttattaataaaaaaggcaataatatttaatgatagAAACACAAccaaactttttattaataaaatagtcaataatatttaattatagaattaaaaatgtttttaattttttatattttttttaaaattagaatttgtttctcattaaaattttaatcaaatttagtctcttaatttaaaaaatgagtgactaatttttttaactaaattctattaaaatttatttaatgtttcaaatacatgtaatattttatactgttttatatatattttttcaatgttaattaaaaaatacatttaaaatcttaaataaatttatcaaaatttaattaaaataattaaattcttagtaaaattaagagataaaaatatatttaaccttattatatatgatatgcATGTGAAAGGTAAAgatcaatcaaaatcaaaattgtgtTGGTTTTGAAACATGTAATAATTTCTCTGGTCAATATCacaaaaaagaacataaatttCTCTTAAATTAGTTATACAAAGGCttctacaaaatgaaaaaaaaaaaaaaaagaaatacacatATTGTTGTGAAGTCCTTGGTTAACAGTGATTGTGCAGAATGTGTTCAATAATGGAGAGAACATGTTGGCTAGGGCAAGGAGAGTTTGCCTAGTCAATAGCCTCATCATTCTTATCAGTTTCAAATTGTTTGTCTGCATAATTCAGTTTCTGCATAATATTATATTCCTTTTGgaaccaaaaaataaattgcattttgaattttgaattacCCAAAGAAAAAGTTAGGAAAAAGGTTAAGGCTGGCCCAATCTCTTTATTAAATTACCAATATTCCCGCAGATGGGTAACAGCTTCCTTCAAGTTTCATCAACAGATAAAGTCTAAGATCTATTGTTACCATGTCTGTATTATTGTGtgtcaaaagaaattcaaatttaagtttgCCAGAAAAAGgtgtttgttattgtttttctaACGGGAATTCTCTTCTCAAAATTgttagaagtgaattttaaatataattcaatttcacaaaactaGTTTATAAAATGAGGTTTATATCTtacttgtatattataatttgattttatcattatttaatatgaGATTTCCAACACACTTCTACATGACGAGGTATAGATATTTTATACGTGATAATAAAAATAGGTGGTCCGATAATATTCCGACACTCCCATTATCGGTTACTATCACAGCTTGAGTTAAATTATATGTATCATCATAATCATGATCCTTTTGGAATCTTAATCTAACTACTCTTTAGCATcaaaagggaaagaagaaaggagTGAGGTTACTCTAGAAAAAGAGTAGAGACCCCataaaattattgttacaaAGATATATATGTGTGTCTATGGCACATGGATTATAATTGGTTAATCATAACACATCGATTTGATTCATGAGTCCCTACCATGGATCTATAGTCTCTGTTGCAGTTACCAGCTATCTGCTACAATGAACTTTTCAAAAGCTAATTAGATGGGATAGGATAAGTTAGCTATGTGGCATACTAGCTTTAAGCAAACAAAAAGACTCAAGGAATTTCAAGGTTTCTAAATTCTATATACCTTTTCTCAGCTAGCTTTGTGCACAACCAACATCaactataatattatataatataatataatatataatatgatatgattatgttattttacTCACATATGGTTTGTGAGGGAAAAGTTGAAAATgtagatgaaaagaaaaagaaaaagttaacatgGGATGTTTATAAATGAGGAAACTCTCAAGAAGCATGCATTCTGTTAACCTTTTTGTTGCTTCTCCTTTCCCCTCTTAAATAACAAGTAAAATTGTTGTTCATATGAATTTGCCAGAGTGATTTGTAGATATGCAGTTTGACAGAAAGAATCCTTACGTTTAGCATAAGCAAGTTTGAATGTTGGACTCATAATGAGGAAGGGAGAAGATGCCCCCAGCAGGGTCCATGCCCCAAAACAACATGCCCTTACACTTGTACCTCAACCAGAGAAAGTAATGATGCCCCTTATGCGCTGTTTCATATTGTTTGTGACAGATTCCACAATCCCgttattagaaagtgagtttgtAAGTTTAACTCAATCCGACAATAAATGGAATAGAAAGATAAATATTCACTTAGAACTCGTTAGAATAGGTTTTAATCAGgattctgataccatattagaaagtagatttgtaagcctaactcaacttcataaaactgacttgtaagatgaggtttgcactttacttatatattataggattaaatatgtttttagtccctgtactttgggacgattttggttttagtccatctttcaaactaaggtacaatttagtctttcaactttagaaaactctgattttagtcctttttaccaatttttttttttaactttatttggtgtttcttagttaacattgaagcaaaaatgtgtcaaagagtgtaaacaattcaaatgttataataaaacgtgcttgaaacaacaaataaagttaaaaaaatttagtcaaaatgattaaaaccagagttttctaaagttgaaggactaaattgtaccttagtttgaaagagagaccaaaaccaaaatcgcccggaactaaaaacatatttaaccctatattataatttgtcttttatctctagtcgatgtgtgACTTCCAACCCCTCTTATTTCACTTCTCTTTTACCTGTTCACACTTCCAACAATAATTCAACcagtattatttatatttaaagtgcACTTATACTCCAACAGAGTGCTTTATGTTTGGTTTGATAAAACTTCCGAAAAGTGTAACATGAGGGGATAGAAACTGGATGATCAGTTATGCTTTAATACTTCATGTGCTTGTGTTGATTGAAGTGCTCTTCTTTCCCAACCCAAACCACATGATGTAACGAGTGTATCATAATGCTGACTTATAAGTTATTAGTCATAACTTCTTAAATATTTCTCATTGATGATGAGTTTATGATGGGATGAGTTCAAAATCCAGATTTATTTTGTGGGACCAACATTCACTGTTGCATATTCATGGCACCTCTGTTCACTTTGCTGGTTTTTTGCAACAAAAGAGATATGAAGTTTTTGGtagatgaaagaaagaaaaaacaatgacATATTTATCCCACCAAATTTTTTTCTCCAATGCTTTCCTAATAAAACTTCTATTTAACgactttgtttttttcttcttttcttttctgagTTTTTCTCTTTactgtattttataaaatatactattttaggttatgctatttttttatttaaaaatataacacacacacacacacatatatatatatatatatatatatatataatcattggAAAATTCAAATCTctatttaacaaagaaaaaattgttttttttttttcattgagttatgtatttttttaatagtgctgattaaagaattaaaaaaaaaattatgaggtaTGTGGAAGAGTCCACGTATATTTAATAAATGGAATTAACAACACATTGGAGCTAAAACTTAATTCACATATAACAGTTGACAAAGGAAACTTcccaaaaattaaaagaatagtAAAATCCACTGCTGTCATCTCACTTTTTTCTCTGCTAAATATACGAGTATAATGATTAATTACTAacagattttttaaataaacatattcttataaaaaagaattagtGACTTATCCTCTCTTTTCTTTATAAGGCTCAGTCATTATTGTTGAAAcataattgatataattaattatattacattttgttcaatttatatCTTTTCCAAAGTTACTCCTATCCTATTTAAagtggtaaaaaaattattaggcTGATCATGTTTGACTCATCACAGGTTGGTTATTTAGTGAACCAATACAATTTGATTTAtctattagcgagtcagaaaaattcgaatctGATCTAATTTACCACGGATTGATGGATAAACGGATTGGTTCACTAACtcacttaaatataattttttttaaataagaaaagttataaacttttcataatttaaatttaaacaaatttcatttttaaatttcactctcatgtttaattaattttgaaagtagAGAACTTAACTAattatttcaagtaaaaaaacatttttttataaaagtaaaattaaattttaataaaataaaattagataggtgggttaaatgagccggattgaaatctgaccagcataaaaagaatataatttttttaaatccaatcaGATCCAAACCCGTGGTGAACCGAATTAACTTACGGATTGTGACCTACTTTGATAGTTCTATTCCTAACACTAATGGggcacattttattttttgaaatatttatattgatgttAATTCTTATAATCTCTTTCTTCATTAATagacattaaattaaaaaaacgactcttaattaaataagtaatacCCAAAGTTATTGAAGTTAATTTGTAACGTGATTCTTGCAAAAATGAATGGAATGAAGTGAAGGATGACTGAGAATGAGAATAAGTAGGTAAGGAAAATATTAACAAGAgcaatttattaaaagatagtTAACTGTacttattagtttttttaaaataatatatattttaaataaagtaaaatagaaaacaaaaaaaaaaaaacaggtgaaaaaggaaaacaaaggaGATTCctctgtttaaaaaaaaaaagttgtatgcattgttaaaaattgtcaatttctttttattaatctGATTCATTCTCATTTATGTCACTTTGATGTTTTTGAGGCTAATAAATTGTTCATAACGTATTGgagttatttattaataatcatcaaacccaagaacaataaataaacagaaaaataaaataaaaaactggtGTTGAATTGAAACACACATGGtgaactttttcttctttttcttttcttttaaattacagGGCAGCTCAGATTAAAAAAGCAGAGCACCAAGGTTTCTCTTCCATCTCATTAGACGCACAATATTCTAAGAGAGAGAGACATTGTGGCATGTTAAATGCAAAGTCTTCTTCCTCTCAGTTTCCCCCTTTCACAAACCCAAGACACATGAAAATGCAACCATAACCTCCATTTTCTCCGACCTCAGTTTCTCCAAAAACTTCAGATCTTTCTGTGAGAACTGAAAATCCCACATTAAAAGCAAGTGTTTATAAGAACAGGGGAGAGAGATCTTCGACATTTGAAACGTTAAAATGAGAGACTTTGTTACTTGTTTCAGCGAGAACGCTGTTGGCGTGTCTCATTCTTCAATATCGTGTTCTTCTTATTCGAACAACGCATGCATCTCTCCCTCCAACGTTGCACCCTCCACCCAGAACTCTGTTTCCAGCGTCTACAAGCTTGTTCTCTCCACGTTAAAGCAAATTCTGGTCACAGTCTCATGGTGTAGGAGCCACTCCAACCAAGGACTCGCCATAACCTTCAACCACGAGGACCCTCCATCCTTTAGACTCAACACCACCAATTCACGCTTTTTCAGGAAGAAAAAGGGCACCAAAATCCTCGAACCCTTTTCTTCTGACTCGTCCAAGGTTGAAATTTTCTGGGATCTTTCAAACGCCAAGTACGAATCCGGTCCCGAACCCGTTCAGGGCTTTCACCTTGTGATCATCATTGACTCGGAAATTGGCCTGGTTCTCGGTGACACCGCTGAAGAAACAGTTCTTTCCAAGAAGCTCAATTTCAGAAGCAGCAACATAAACACGGGTTTGGCTAAGGTTTCTCTTTTGTCACGAACAGAGCATTGTTCTGGAAGCACCCTTTACTCCACCAAGGCTCAGTTCTGCGACACCGGCACGTGCCACGACGTTATGATCAGATGCAGTATGGAGAAGGAGAATGAAGGGTTGTTCAAGTCACCGGTTTTGTGCGTGTGCATAGATAAGAAGACCGTGATTCGTGTGAAGAGGCTGCAGTGGAATTTCAGGGGGAATCAAACGATTTTCGTTGATGGGTTGCTGGTTGATTTGCTTTGGGATGTTCATGACTGGTTCTTCaccccttcttcttcttcttcatcttcttctggGTATGCAGTGTTCATGTTCAGAACTAGGAGTGGCATGGATAGCAGGTTGTGGTTGGAGGAAAAGAATGCACAAAAAGATAAAGACAGGGTTGAATTCTCCTTGTTGATCTATGCATGTAAGACTACATAAGGGAACTCAAATTCTTCTTCTCATTCGCTTTTTCTTAActtcttttttcctctctttaATTTTTCCTTGCCTTAAGGAAACATACCCTTTGTTTTTTAAGAGAAACACAATAGTTTTCAGCATCACAAGTTTTAGTTATACgagaaaaaaattgcatttttcTCCCTAGTTTAGTTTGGTGTCGAAACTGTCAAACTCTGGCAAACCATCTTTGATATATCTGTCATGTAATTTAGAATCCATAACCTTTGTTTGAACTCAAAATTTCCATCGAAATTATCCAATCCCCAAGACTAAGTCCACTCTATCATATTAACAACTACAACTTATTATCTTATCAGtcattgtaatttgtaatttgtaatttgtaaaacccGTTTGGAGCTGATTGTGTTTTAATGTTGAATTGGTCTTCAATTGAAGATGGGCATGAAGCAGTAGGAAAAAGGtccaaattttattcttttctggTTTGAGGGTTTTCCGATTTGGTTTATGACTTGGACACAAACGAAATTCAGCtaaaagggtaaaaatggaagaGTTTGATTGTGATGGTTGAATTGGCAAGCCTTTTATGGGAAACAAAGTTAAAAGAGTATTGTGAGTGGAAATGGAATGAAGCATATCTTGACCagtcttctctctctctccttgGTCTTTACGATTCTGTTCCTCACTGTAATGTTtggttgaaagatgaaaactttattttgatCATAACCGTTcaagtataataaataaaggGGAAGGTAGATGTTAGACGACAGGGTACGATGTGGATCTTTCTTAGCATTTGGTTGCCATAGCAGTTTACTTAAAACCTTAAAACTGTAACTGAAGTATGGGTGGAAGATTTTGCAGAGGATTTAAGCATGGATATGGATGGATTAGTGATCGGTGCAAAAATTAGATAtcaatttatatacacataaatatcTCTATATATTCTTGGAATGatactaaaattaaatctataaaaacttaatttaaaatgaacaaTATCTTGTCAATGTGAAATGTGTGACGTTCGGGCACTGAGAGGGCGgagagtgatcgccggtgcaagaggcatggtgcagg comes from the Vigna radiata var. radiata cultivar VC1973A chromosome 2, Vradiata_ver6, whole genome shotgun sequence genome and includes:
- the LOC106755853 gene encoding uncharacterized protein LOC106755853; translated protein: MRDFVTCFSENAVGVSHSSISCSSYSNNACISPSNVAPSTQNSVSSVYKLVLSTLKQILVTVSWCRSHSNQGLAITFNHEDPPSFRLNTTNSRFFRKKKGTKILEPFSSDSSKVEIFWDLSNAKYESGPEPVQGFHLVIIIDSEIGLVLGDTAEETVLSKKLNFRSSNINTGLAKVSLLSRTEHCSGSTLYSTKAQFCDTGTCHDVMIRCSMEKENEGLFKSPVLCVCIDKKTVIRVKRLQWNFRGNQTIFVDGLLVDLLWDVHDWFFTPSSSSSSSSGYAVFMFRTRSGMDSRLWLEEKNAQKDKDRVEFSLLIYACKTT